A genomic window from Treponema maltophilum ATCC 51939 includes:
- a CDS encoding adenylate/guanylate cyclase domain-containing protein: MTKTAGDEVSYRVKFSIGAKLVVIISVLTILSLGIITLLVTWFGSQDVRIRAEENNRTVNAQAAGLAEKDLSSLRANAFLLLDILNRTESGSSFAKQAADFYFERNPSVAAVLVTDSNRPDGLERKLLSSAFFLSNELDPSLIDTFLSRERDKIRETERGIMNVLNASPVFESPLLVLCYPYTERGLNQGLAVFFSAEKISDSFGAGTLQTTYLVNDDGDILIHPDFNLVKNGANVSNFSLFTQMRENGDTNRQLLVTDDTGKKYFGTYRRLAFGELAVLTTADADVLLEPVADTTRRNIYLSVIVLFLSIVFIWFFSKSISRPVKTLARAAGQIEQGEYELDLKPKTKDELGLLTSSFVKMGKGLAERERLKDSFGRFINKEIAELAARGELALGGETKETTIFFSDIRSFTAISEKLEPSEVVEFLNEYMTAMVECVNMTHGVVDKFIGDAIMAVWGAPTSAGSPKEDALNCIRAALRMRAALIAFNRGRGGDKKPIIRIGCGINSGAVVAGQIGSVKRMEYTVIGDAVNLASRTEALNKPMGTDILITEYTYNLVRDHVVVEEMPAVTVKGKEKPLRMFAVVNMPAEDGIPGAGAKGPQSLGQIRTVLGIPTPDFAKVNLNEDEKKYKIQS, from the coding sequence ATGACAAAAACTGCAGGAGATGAAGTTTCGTATCGGGTTAAATTTTCCATCGGAGCAAAACTGGTTGTTATTATTTCGGTTTTGACGATTTTATCGCTCGGAATTATTACGCTTTTGGTTACGTGGTTCGGAAGTCAGGATGTGCGAATCCGCGCGGAAGAAAACAACCGCACGGTAAACGCGCAAGCCGCCGGCTTGGCGGAAAAAGATTTGTCGTCTTTGCGCGCGAACGCGTTTTTGCTTTTGGATATTTTGAATAGAACGGAAAGCGGGAGTTCGTTTGCAAAACAGGCGGCGGATTTTTACTTTGAGCGCAATCCTTCGGTTGCCGCCGTTTTGGTAACCGATTCGAACCGGCCCGACGGTTTGGAGCGCAAACTTTTAAGTTCGGCGTTCTTTTTGTCGAACGAATTGGATCCTTCTCTTATCGATACTTTTTTATCCCGTGAGCGGGATAAAATCCGCGAAACCGAACGCGGCATTATGAACGTGCTGAACGCTTCTCCCGTGTTCGAAAGCCCCCTGCTGGTGCTGTGCTATCCCTACACGGAGCGGGGCTTAAATCAGGGTTTGGCCGTCTTCTTTTCCGCCGAAAAAATATCCGACAGTTTCGGAGCCGGAACGCTGCAAACCACGTATTTGGTCAACGACGACGGCGACATCCTCATTCACCCCGATTTCAACTTGGTAAAAAACGGCGCCAATGTGAGCAATTTTTCGCTGTTTACACAGATGCGCGAAAACGGCGACACGAACCGCCAGCTTCTCGTTACCGACGATACCGGTAAAAAGTATTTCGGTACGTACCGCCGCCTTGCCTTCGGCGAACTTGCCGTTTTAACGACCGCGGATGCCGACGTTCTTTTGGAACCGGTTGCCGATACGACGCGGCGCAATATTTATTTAAGCGTTATCGTATTGTTCCTTTCGATTGTGTTTATATGGTTTTTTTCCAAATCGATAAGCCGGCCGGTTAAAACCCTTGCGCGCGCCGCGGGGCAAATAGAGCAGGGCGAATACGAACTTGATTTAAAACCGAAAACAAAAGACGAACTGGGACTTTTAACGTCGAGCTTTGTAAAGATGGGCAAGGGGCTTGCGGAGCGCGAACGGCTTAAAGATTCGTTCGGCCGCTTTATCAATAAAGAAATCGCCGAGCTTGCCGCGCGCGGGGAACTTGCGCTCGGCGGCGAAACAAAGGAAACGACGATTTTCTTTTCGGACATCCGTTCGTTTACGGCGATTTCCGAAAAACTTGAGCCGTCGGAAGTCGTCGAGTTTTTGAACGAATATATGACGGCTATGGTCGAATGCGTGAACATGACCCACGGTGTTGTCGATAAGTTTATCGGAGACGCGATTATGGCGGTGTGGGGCGCCCCGACTTCGGCGGGAAGTCCGAAAGAAGATGCGCTCAACTGCATCCGTGCGGCATTACGCATGAGGGCGGCTCTTATTGCGTTCAACCGCGGCCGCGGCGGAGATAAAAAGCCGATTATCCGCATAGGATGCGGTATCAATTCGGGCGCCGTCGTTGCCGGGCAAATCGGTTCGGTAAAACGAATGGAATATACCGTTATCGGGGACGCCGTAAACCTCGCTTCCCGCACGGAAGCTTTGAACAAGCCGATGGGAACGGACATCCTTATTACCGAATACACGTATAATTTGGTGCGCGATCATGTTGTCGTTGAAGAAATGCCGGCGGTTACCGTCAAAGGCAAAGAAAAACCGCTGAGAATGTTTGCCGTTGTCAATATGCCCGCCGAAGACGGCATCCCCGGCGCGGGCGCAAAAGGCCCCCAATCACTCGGACAAATACGGACTGTACTCGGAATCCCGACTCCCGATTTTGCGAAGGTAAATCTCAATGAAGACGAAAAAAAGTACAAAATACAATCCTGA
- a CDS encoding FecR family protein produces the protein MKTKKSTKYNPDSPSAVSILQDIAVVVFSLAAVAFTARLFYRDVNKTLERSDKVQIATVSYKYKSVQRKFLDRSVWDRPVQYSPVYNGDIIRTAPLSEATINFPDQNVISVGANTMIQIFKQAQKDETAIQVDEGRISVQTAGAAMAVRSDNASVNVEKDSVLHMQKLEADREADSSGGVLRLSVEKGRAALSKTDGGFAEADSAAQAQGEILTEGTVVNAGGFGYEPGRADAAGTENRPFVSVISPAPEMKILNKNAAGKAAAVPFKWYSSFDDGSELIFETSRSRDFTQNVRRVSVTGLKELTLDEQPGTVYWRLYAAEKGPEDASSDSGKFTVLAAPPPVILEPASDRRYVYKEALPAVRFLWKGNEVCSSYVLEASSDPDMKNPAVTKQVNGESVSFVLPRDGTWYWRLTPIYAAEDETSRKPTPASVFYIEKQKTFAPIEQLAPGKIADTAEGKSVTFSWKSVSEVKKYLVRVAKTEAMNNPVLERSSDINYYELKNAAKALPNGTYYWTVEGLDKNGERLTASAASSFKTRDSEVILRSLFPPDNYVLADTLCLDTRFTWKTNLQGEQRFQVSATPDFSSPLLDIKAQGSGIDGLMLERGDCYWRVAIKSEDETFHTPAKKLNVAPALPRPELIGIGDSVVVRPDAKTTFAWTAVPLADYYQVKITEPGLDSQPLYENLYITGTEVKMALQSIREGRYVIHVQAFAAATVTSSRRHSFAADKTFDLKHLRPVELVSPVRGARISGVDAALKPGTLEWNSVEKPVKSRLVLEKVGKAGSIISVSNPDYTVDLPPLEAGTYRWRVSAATEDGLDISSVRDGTFTVLPIPPLEKLAVSSPEENETFSVNFFKTNRSIVFRWKKNADATHYSIKLYNAKNQKIFEREIEANEASAAGTAGECAFTFTELAKLSRGTFSADIRAQRRLKNGLLFQDGNASVRHFVIDLPQTKKVETDDTGVLYGR, from the coding sequence ATGAAGACGAAAAAAAGTACAAAATACAATCCTGATTCTCCGAGCGCGGTAAGCATATTGCAGGATATCGCCGTCGTTGTGTTTTCTCTCGCTGCGGTTGCCTTTACGGCCCGGCTGTTTTACCGCGATGTGAATAAAACGCTTGAACGCAGCGATAAGGTGCAAATCGCAACCGTTTCGTATAAATACAAAAGCGTGCAGCGAAAATTTCTCGACCGTTCCGTATGGGACAGACCCGTGCAGTATTCGCCCGTGTATAACGGCGACATTATCCGTACCGCGCCTTTATCCGAAGCGACGATTAACTTTCCCGATCAAAACGTCATAAGCGTCGGTGCGAACACGATGATTCAAATCTTTAAGCAAGCGCAAAAAGACGAAACGGCCATACAGGTTGACGAAGGAAGAATTTCGGTGCAGACGGCCGGCGCGGCAATGGCCGTGCGCTCGGATAACGCATCGGTCAATGTGGAAAAAGATTCGGTTTTGCACATGCAAAAGCTTGAGGCCGACCGGGAAGCCGATTCTTCAGGCGGCGTATTGCGTTTGAGCGTCGAAAAAGGACGGGCTGCCCTGAGCAAAACGGACGGCGGTTTTGCCGAAGCGGATTCCGCGGCACAGGCGCAAGGCGAAATCTTAACCGAAGGGACGGTTGTGAATGCCGGCGGTTTCGGTTATGAGCCGGGAAGAGCCGATGCCGCAGGCACCGAAAATCGCCCCTTTGTTTCGGTTATAAGTCCCGCTCCCGAAATGAAAATACTGAACAAAAACGCCGCCGGTAAAGCGGCTGCGGTTCCATTTAAATGGTACAGCTCTTTTGACGACGGCAGCGAATTGATTTTTGAAACGTCCCGCAGCCGCGATTTTACGCAAAATGTGCGCCGCGTGTCGGTTACCGGCTTAAAAGAATTGACCCTTGATGAACAACCCGGCACCGTTTATTGGAGACTGTACGCCGCCGAAAAAGGCCCGGAAGATGCTTCGTCCGATTCGGGAAAATTTACCGTCTTGGCCGCGCCTCCGCCCGTAATTCTTGAACCCGCGAGCGACAGGCGCTATGTGTATAAAGAAGCGCTTCCGGCCGTACGCTTTTTGTGGAAGGGCAACGAAGTATGTTCGTCCTACGTGCTTGAAGCCTCTTCCGATCCCGATATGAAAAATCCCGCCGTTACAAAACAGGTGAACGGCGAATCGGTTTCGTTTGTGCTTCCCCGCGACGGAACATGGTACTGGCGGTTAACGCCGATTTATGCGGCGGAAGACGAAACGAGCCGCAAGCCGACTCCCGCATCGGTTTTTTATATCGAAAAACAAAAAACCTTTGCACCTATAGAACAGCTTGCGCCCGGAAAAATCGCGGATACGGCCGAAGGCAAAAGCGTAACCTTTTCGTGGAAGAGCGTAAGCGAGGTAAAAAAATACCTTGTGCGCGTTGCAAAAACCGAAGCGATGAACAATCCCGTTTTGGAGCGTTCTTCCGACATCAATTATTACGAGCTGAAAAACGCCGCAAAAGCGCTTCCGAACGGCACTTATTATTGGACGGTTGAAGGGCTCGATAAAAACGGCGAACGCTTAACGGCAAGCGCGGCTTCCTCTTTTAAAACGCGCGACAGCGAAGTTATCCTTCGTTCGCTTTTTCCGCCGGACAATTACGTGTTGGCCGACACCTTGTGCCTCGATACGCGCTTTACGTGGAAAACGAATTTGCAGGGCGAACAGCGCTTTCAAGTGTCCGCGACGCCCGATTTTTCATCTCCCCTTTTGGACATAAAAGCGCAGGGCTCCGGTATCGACGGCCTCATGCTCGAGCGGGGCGACTGTTATTGGCGCGTGGCGATAAAAAGCGAAGACGAAACTTTTCATACGCCGGCCAAAAAGCTGAACGTTGCTCCCGCGCTTCCTCGTCCGGAACTTATCGGTATAGGCGATTCGGTCGTTGTCCGCCCCGATGCGAAAACGACCTTTGCGTGGACGGCCGTTCCGCTTGCCGATTATTATCAGGTAAAAATCACCGAGCCGGGCTTGGATTCGCAGCCCTTATACGAAAATCTGTACATTACCGGCACCGAAGTAAAAATGGCTTTGCAGTCGATACGCGAGGGGCGCTACGTTATACACGTGCAGGCTTTTGCCGCGGCGACTGTTACGTCGAGCCGGCGCCACAGCTTTGCCGCCGATAAAACCTTCGATTTAAAGCACCTGCGCCCCGTCGAACTCGTGTCTCCCGTGCGCGGTGCACGGATCTCCGGCGTGGATGCGGCCCTCAAGCCGGGCACTTTGGAATGGAACTCGGTTGAAAAACCCGTAAAAAGCCGCCTCGTACTCGAAAAGGTCGGCAAAGCGGGCAGCATCATTTCGGTTTCGAATCCCGATTATACGGTAGACCTTCCGCCGCTTGAAGCCGGAACCTACCGCTGGCGGGTCAGCGCCGCAACCGAAGACGGCTTGGACATTTCGTCGGTTCGGGACGGAACTTTTACCGTTTTACCCATACCGCCGCTTGAAAAACTTGCCGTTTCTTCACCGGAGGAAAACGAAACATTCAGTGTAAACTTTTTCAAAACGAACCGCAGCATCGTGTTCCGTTGGAAAAAGAACGCCGACGCTACGCATTATTCAATCAAATTGTACAACGCTAAAAATCAAAAGATTTTCGAGCGCGAAATAGAGGCAAACGAAGCTTCCGCGGCGGGTACTGCGGGCGAATGTGCCTTTACATTTACCGAACTTGCCAAATTATCGCGCGGAACGTTTTCTGCCGACATACGCGCCCAACGGCGTTTAAAGAACGGCCTTTTGTTCCAAGACGGGAACGCTTCCGTGCGGCACTTTGTCATAGATTTGCCGCAAACGAAAAAAGTCGAAACAGATGATACCGGAGTTTTGTATGGGCGATAG
- the pnp gene encoding polyribonucleotide nucleotidyltransferase, producing the protein MVHRVTYKIGDDELILETGRIAKQANGAVYAQYGGSAVIATVCASPSAQEGLDYVPLTVDYNEKYYAAGKIPGGFIKREGRPKDKEILVSRLIDRPMRPLFDIAFGREIQIIPTCISSDQINPPDILSVIASSAAVHISDIPFNGPVAGVRVGYVNGEYILNPTYEQIEKGDMEIVVAGTADGFTMVEGGANEVSEDVMLGALEKAQDFIAAMCRLQDELRKLAGKEKLPLSPLQVALENKDAMLAEALPQMEKACFVKGKHERRDAIASVKTLLAEKYAEQLEDEAQKKLFDALFEDMEYNILRKSILDKGVRVDGRGTEDIRPITCEIGVLPRPHGSALFTRGETQSLAVATLGTMLDEQVYDDIDGDRREHFILHYNFPPYSVGEVGRMGTGRREIGHGNLARRSLEPMVPSREKFPYTIRVVSEIMESNGSSSMASVCGGTLCMLAAGVPMKKSVAGIAMGLITEGTESNAYEKYAILSDILGEEDHLGDMDFKVAGTVDGITGFQMDIKIAGVTKEIMTKALAQAKRGRLHILGIMNQTIDKPAAEISKYAPKIETMKIDVDKIGALIGPGGKNIKAVSAQYGVTINTEDDGTVTIYGKNAASTDGAKAAVKGIVEDPEVGLIYNGTVKRIMDFGAFVEILPGKEGLCHISKFSRTKIASVSDVVSEGQQIPVKLLEIDKMGRLNLSYIDAVEAQHK; encoded by the coding sequence ATGGTTCACAGAGTTACATATAAAATCGGCGATGACGAGCTGATTTTGGAAACGGGCCGGATTGCCAAACAGGCGAACGGCGCCGTGTACGCGCAATACGGCGGTTCGGCCGTTATCGCGACGGTATGTGCTTCTCCTTCCGCACAGGAAGGCTTGGATTACGTACCGCTCACCGTCGATTACAACGAAAAATATTATGCCGCGGGAAAAATTCCCGGCGGTTTTATAAAAAGGGAAGGGCGCCCCAAGGATAAGGAAATCCTCGTGTCGCGCCTTATCGACCGGCCCATGCGCCCCCTGTTCGATATTGCTTTCGGGCGCGAAATTCAAATTATTCCGACCTGCATTTCTTCGGATCAAATAAACCCGCCGGACATACTTTCGGTTATCGCAAGTTCGGCCGCCGTGCATATTTCGGACATACCCTTTAACGGACCGGTTGCCGGAGTGCGCGTCGGGTACGTAAACGGCGAATATATTTTGAATCCGACCTACGAGCAAATCGAAAAAGGCGATATGGAAATCGTCGTTGCGGGAACAGCCGACGGCTTTACGATGGTCGAAGGCGGCGCAAACGAAGTGTCCGAAGACGTTATGCTCGGCGCTTTGGAAAAAGCGCAGGATTTTATCGCCGCAATGTGCCGCTTGCAGGATGAACTGCGCAAACTTGCCGGAAAAGAAAAGCTTCCGCTTTCGCCGCTGCAGGTTGCCCTTGAAAATAAAGATGCCATGCTCGCCGAAGCGCTTCCGCAAATGGAAAAAGCCTGCTTTGTAAAGGGCAAGCACGAACGGCGCGACGCGATTGCATCCGTAAAAACGTTGCTCGCCGAAAAATACGCGGAGCAGCTCGAAGACGAAGCGCAAAAAAAATTGTTCGATGCGCTTTTTGAAGACATGGAATACAATATTTTGCGCAAAAGCATTCTCGATAAGGGCGTGCGCGTCGACGGGCGCGGAACGGAAGATATCCGTCCCATTACCTGCGAAATCGGCGTACTGCCGCGTCCGCACGGTTCGGCGCTGTTTACGCGCGGCGAAACCCAATCGCTTGCGGTTGCAACCTTGGGCACCATGCTCGACGAACAGGTGTACGACGACATAGACGGTGATCGGCGCGAACACTTTATTTTGCATTACAACTTCCCGCCGTATTCGGTCGGCGAAGTCGGCAGAATGGGAACCGGACGGCGCGAAATAGGACACGGTAATTTGGCGCGCCGCTCGTTGGAGCCGATGGTGCCGAGCCGCGAAAAGTTCCCGTATACAATCCGCGTCGTTTCCGAAATTATGGAATCGAACGGTTCTTCTTCGATGGCGTCGGTGTGCGGCGGTACCTTGTGCATGCTCGCCGCGGGCGTTCCGATGAAAAAGAGCGTCGCCGGTATAGCGATGGGACTTATTACCGAAGGTACCGAAAGTAACGCGTACGAAAAATATGCGATTTTGTCCGATATTTTGGGCGAAGAAGACCACCTCGGCGACATGGACTTTAAAGTTGCGGGCACCGTAGACGGTATTACCGGCTTTCAAATGGACATTAAAATCGCCGGCGTTACAAAAGAAATTATGACGAAGGCGCTCGCTCAGGCAAAGCGCGGCCGTTTGCATATTTTGGGTATTATGAACCAAACGATCGACAAGCCCGCCGCCGAAATAAGCAAGTATGCGCCCAAGATCGAAACGATGAAAATCGACGTGGATAAAATCGGAGCGCTTATCGGGCCGGGCGGCAAAAACATAAAAGCCGTTTCCGCCCAATACGGCGTTACGATCAATACCGAAGACGACGGAACGGTTACGATTTACGGCAAAAACGCCGCCTCAACCGACGGTGCAAAAGCGGCCGTAAAGGGAATCGTCGAAGATCCGGAAGTCGGCTTGATTTACAACGGTACGGTTAAGCGCATTATGGACTTCGGCGCCTTTGTCGAAATTCTTCCCGGCAAAGAAGGCTTGTGCCATATTTCCAAGTTTTCGCGCACGAAAATCGCTTCGGTGTCGGACGTCGTAAGCGAGGGTCAGCAAATTCCCGTAAAACTGCTGGAAATCGATAAGATGGGCAGATTGAATTTATCCTACATCGATGCCGTTGAAGCGCAGCACAAGTAA
- a CDS encoding FAD synthetase family protein: protein MQVFSWDDVLNSKVSDFIAGSGTALTVGGFDGPHRGHEVLCAKVVADARKRALLPGLITFTHSPRAFKQQDSYEGDISTLRLRLKVFKQWGFAFAVVIDFSSDFSKMEGYTFLTVLKDYCGMRFFEVGKLFRCGHNHAAGEDEIRKFAGEHGIECDFVSLAADGGSRISSSAVRRCIRSGSLDKAEQLLGRPFEIDCLCFSAENEGGKTVALKKYGGGQDCFQILPPDGVYRVNVSASDAGKKIGFAADLHAGSSVLRLDVPDVYKNCRLDTIRFKN from the coding sequence ATGCAGGTTTTTTCATGGGACGATGTTCTTAATTCAAAGGTTTCGGACTTTATTGCGGGAAGCGGTACCGCGCTGACTGTCGGCGGTTTCGACGGCCCGCATCGGGGGCACGAGGTTTTATGTGCGAAAGTTGTTGCGGATGCCCGAAAACGCGCTCTTTTACCCGGTCTTATTACCTTTACACATTCTCCGCGCGCTTTTAAGCAGCAGGATTCATATGAAGGCGACATATCGACGCTGCGTTTGCGCTTGAAAGTTTTTAAGCAATGGGGCTTCGCTTTCGCCGTAGTCATTGACTTTTCCTCCGATTTCAGTAAAATGGAGGGGTATACCTTTTTAACCGTATTAAAAGATTACTGCGGAATGCGTTTTTTCGAAGTGGGAAAACTTTTCCGCTGCGGGCATAATCACGCGGCCGGAGAAGACGAAATACGGAAGTTTGCCGGCGAACACGGAATCGAATGCGATTTTGTGTCTTTGGCAGCCGACGGCGGCAGCCGCATAAGTTCCAGCGCCGTGCGCCGGTGCATCCGCTCGGGCAGTCTCGATAAAGCCGAACAGCTTTTGGGACGGCCGTTCGAAATCGACTGCTTGTGCTTCAGCGCCGAAAACGAGGGCGGTAAAACGGTCGCGTTAAAAAAATACGGGGGCGGGCAAGACTGTTTTCAAATACTGCCGCCCGACGGCGTTTACCGCGTAAACGTTTCGGCATCGGATGCCGGAAAAAAAATCGGTTTTGCAGCGGATTTACATGCGGGTTCTTCCGTCCTTCGCCTGGATGTGCCCGATGTATATAAAAATTGCCGGCTCGATACGATCCGGTTTAAAAATTGA
- a CDS encoding M16 family metallopeptidase, whose translation MPLKRSTSKKTEPAARPVFKRRFSNGVTLIAEPIEAVRTVAIGFWFSCGSRYEQKGRRGISHFAEHMLFKGTKSRSAFDIASAFDRMGGYANAFTEREQVCLYCVVPSFYAKDALDILCDMAEHSVFLSEETERERTVIESEIEASADDPEDAALDAVSDILWPGDPLSFPIAGTVKDVRKLTADSVRSWYADFFQKGELTVCVAGNVNPEALCSRLEKLGPHAACRPRIQSVPAVAQIPAGVLLSPTPKKRSKGGVHFLSADFQQEQFFVLYPLRFPFTLKDYYAWSVLNALIGDTMSSRLFQALRERSGYCYTVYSFFSLYADCGYWCAYACAPKKNAAKILAVVRDELQLLVQKGFGDDEIRAAKEHVCGEEIINAEDTEHRMKRLARCAFYGFVQTPFDESLKAIRGLSGAELESALQSLLASPEKIVVAYGPELSSSVQKKIKSLYRAEN comes from the coding sequence ATGCCGTTGAAGCGCAGCACAAGTAAAAAAACGGAGCCGGCCGCAAGGCCGGTTTTTAAACGCAGATTTTCAAACGGCGTTACGCTGATTGCCGAACCGATTGAAGCCGTGCGGACGGTTGCAATCGGTTTTTGGTTTTCCTGCGGTTCGCGCTACGAACAAAAAGGCCGGCGCGGCATAAGTCATTTTGCCGAACACATGCTTTTTAAAGGCACAAAAAGCCGCAGCGCTTTCGATATCGCGTCCGCATTCGACCGCATGGGCGGTTATGCGAACGCCTTTACCGAGCGCGAACAGGTGTGCCTGTATTGCGTTGTCCCGTCTTTTTATGCCAAAGATGCGCTGGACATTTTGTGCGACATGGCCGAACATTCCGTGTTTTTGAGCGAAGAAACGGAGCGCGAGCGCACGGTTATCGAAAGCGAAATAGAAGCGTCGGCCGACGATCCCGAAGACGCCGCCTTGGACGCGGTGAGCGACATTTTATGGCCCGGCGATCCCTTGTCGTTTCCGATTGCGGGTACCGTTAAAGACGTGCGGAAGTTGACCGCCGATTCGGTGCGCTCGTGGTATGCCGATTTTTTTCAAAAAGGAGAGCTTACCGTCTGCGTCGCGGGCAACGTAAATCCCGAAGCTTTGTGTTCCCGTCTTGAAAAATTGGGGCCGCACGCCGCTTGTCGTCCCCGTATTCAGTCCGTTCCCGCAGTTGCGCAAATTCCCGCAGGTGTACTGCTTTCTCCGACTCCGAAAAAAAGAAGCAAGGGAGGCGTGCATTTTTTAAGCGCCGATTTTCAGCAGGAACAGTTTTTCGTTTTATATCCATTGCGCTTTCCGTTTACGCTGAAAGATTATTACGCTTGGTCGGTTCTCAATGCGCTTATCGGCGATACGATGAGCTCAAGGCTTTTTCAAGCGTTGCGTGAACGGAGCGGCTATTGCTATACCGTGTACAGTTTTTTTTCGCTCTATGCCGACTGCGGCTATTGGTGCGCCTATGCGTGCGCGCCGAAAAAAAACGCCGCAAAAATCCTTGCCGTAGTGCGCGACGAACTGCAATTACTTGTGCAAAAGGGCTTCGGCGACGATGAAATCCGCGCGGCAAAAGAGCATGTGTGCGGCGAAGAAATCATCAATGCCGAAGATACCGAACACCGCATGAAGCGCCTCGCGCGCTGCGCGTTTTACGGCTTTGTTCAGACGCCCTTCGACGAAAGCCTTAAAGCGATACGCGGTTTGAGCGGAGCAGAACTTGAGTCGGCTTTGCAAAGCCTGCTTGCTTCGCCCGAAAAAATCGTTGTCGCCTACGGCCCCGAATTGTCTTCTTCCGTTCAAAAAAAGATAAAATCGCTGTACCGCGCCGAAAATTAA
- the rpsO gene encoding 30S ribosomal protein S15, translating to MALTKEKTVSVVNNFGANERDTGNTKVQIALLTERIKQLTEHCKTFKKDTGASRSLIKLVGQRRRLLKYLQRRDLETYRALIKDLGLRK from the coding sequence ATGGCACTTACAAAAGAAAAAACGGTATCGGTTGTAAACAATTTTGGTGCGAATGAAAGAGACACCGGAAATACGAAAGTTCAAATCGCATTATTAACCGAACGGATTAAACAGCTTACCGAGCACTGTAAGACGTTTAAAAAAGACACCGGGGCGTCGCGCTCTCTTATAAAGCTGGTCGGTCAGCGCAGAAGACTGCTCAAATACTTGCAGCGCAGAGATTTGGAAACGTACCGCGCGCTTATTAAAGACCTCGGTTTGCGTAAATAA
- a CDS encoding fibronectin type III domain-containing protein gives MGDRRFFAALCALVFFVCLPPAQAQTPAGTGEPVQEQTEEPTHYFIEESEHGSVLYQRLSWQKVDDILGYEFELEKEDDNGKWRRIDKKTVKDNFTDVSLPPGTYRYKITVINLLGQAEASSAYRNFEILIAHQPEVESVSPHLIYLDEFFDGIFAASGAYFLRHTVFFLNKQGSAPIALVPTELSKDGKKVRFELNLNKFNPGVYTFTVRDISGLTDKSKTVTFKFQKPVDAYVSVGYTFTGFAGQSAFQTFYNRNVAPLGGMFRFSLLPIKRTYGNFGFNLTYSAAMMNSKHEYYRLNGTLMTAQLNAVYIYPLIKHRLNLDVHAGLGAAFLVNSRFVFEGSGDVKSPAYWYWGPGISAGTSLQLLNIFKKMYVEAGVEHFIVFRKGMPKYIVQPEVSVGWMF, from the coding sequence ATGGGCGATAGACGATTTTTTGCGGCTTTGTGTGCGCTTGTTTTTTTTGTATGCCTGCCGCCCGCACAGGCGCAGACTCCTGCCGGTACCGGCGAGCCCGTCCAAGAGCAAACGGAGGAACCGACGCACTATTTTATCGAGGAAAGCGAACACGGCTCGGTTTTATACCAACGGCTTTCGTGGCAAAAGGTTGACGATATTTTGGGTTACGAGTTCGAACTCGAAAAAGAGGACGATAACGGCAAGTGGCGCAGAATCGATAAAAAAACGGTAAAAGACAACTTTACCGATGTATCGCTGCCGCCGGGAACTTACCGCTATAAAATAACCGTCATCAACCTGCTCGGACAGGCCGAAGCGTCCAGCGCTTACCGCAATTTTGAAATTTTGATCGCGCACCAGCCGGAAGTCGAATCCGTGTCGCCGCACCTCATCTATTTGGATGAATTTTTCGACGGCATCTTTGCCGCATCCGGCGCGTATTTTTTGCGCCACACCGTGTTTTTCCTGAACAAACAGGGGAGCGCGCCGATCGCGCTTGTGCCGACCGAGCTTTCCAAAGACGGAAAAAAAGTCCGCTTTGAATTGAACTTAAATAAATTCAATCCGGGCGTCTATACCTTTACCGTGCGCGATATAAGCGGCTTAACCGACAAAAGCAAAACCGTAACCTTCAAATTCCAAAAGCCCGTGGACGCCTATGTGTCGGTCGGCTATACGTTTACCGGCTTTGCGGGTCAAAGCGCCTTTCAAACGTTCTATAACAGGAACGTCGCCCCCTTAGGCGGCATGTTCCGCTTTTCGCTCCTGCCGATAAAAAGAACCTACGGCAACTTCGGCTTTAACCTGACCTATTCGGCCGCAATGATGAATTCAAAGCACGAGTATTACAGGCTGAACGGCACGCTCATGACCGCACAGTTGAACGCGGTGTACATATATCCGCTTATAAAACACCGCTTAAACCTCGACGTACACGCGGGCTTGGGCGCCGCCTTTTTGGTAAACAGCCGCTTTGTGTTTGAGGGTTCGGGCGATGTAAAAAGTCCCGCGTACTGGTATTGGGGACCGGGCATCAGTGCGGGAACCTCGCTGCAGCTTTTAAATATATTCAAAAAGATGTATGTCGAAGCCGGCGTCGAACACTTTATCGTGTTCAGAAAAGGCATGCCGAAGTATATTGTTCAGCCGGAAGTTTCCGTCGGCTGGATGTTTTAG